The sequence aaaaaacaaatatacaaaGCACATATTTTGTATATTCTTCTCTCTCTAGCTGTGTTTTCTTGGAAAATCCTttgagaaaatttgaaaaaaaaatcaattttttgctCTTTTAAGCCAACCCCATTTccttaaaaactaaaaaaatctaTGTAGTCCTCACGGATCTTTCAATTCCAGCACAAAAACCAAGGTTCTTGAAAAAGGGTGTtgaaaaaatctgatttttatggCATTTTTAAGCGTTTCTTGAAAAAGGGTgtttaaaaaatctgatttttatggCATTTTTAAGTGTTTGTTGAAAAAGGGTGTtgaaaaaatctgatttttctgGCATTTTTGGTGTGAGAAATGGTGGTGAAGATGATGAAATGGCGTCCATGGCCACCTCTCATTTCTAAGAAATTTGAGGTTAAGATATTTGTAGGAAAGGTTGAGAATTTGGTGTGTGAAGTGACTTCTAGCGGTGGTGTTGCGGTGGAGATCAGGTGGAAAGGGCCACCAAGAATAGCTTTGAGTTCTTTTAGAAAGACAGTGAAGAGGAACTGTACTAGAGAAGAAATGGTGAAAAATGGACCAAACGGTGGCGTTTTGGTGGAATGGGATGAAGAATTTCAGAGTTTATGTAATTTGTCAGGTTATAAAGACAATGTGTTTCATCCATGGGAGATTGCCTTCACTGTGTTGAATGTGAGATTCTTCAGTTTCTCCTTtagattttagaattttttttattcagatTCCTATATTAATGTTTTTGCCTTATATTTACTTAGATCTTTTATGGATTAGTAACTTTGACCTTATGTCTTTTATGGTTTGATTAGGATTGTTTGGAATTATGTTTATTGTTTTTAGGGGTAGATGAAAGTGATGTGATCTATTGAAAATGAGTTTTCTTGATGTAGTTGGATGGATATGTTTATATGGTTTGATTATAGATGGATTGATAACATTGTAGAAAAAGATGTTTTTATATGTCTCGGTTGGTTGGCTACGACTCTCACCTTGTTGGTGAAGGTTCGATTTCCTACATTGTAATCCCGCCACATTTATCCTTTCCCTACTCCCAGTTTTCGAAAAGAATAATCATTCTACTCCCagttttcaaaaagaataatcaTTGTTTTGTGGTGATTGTTTGTAGAAAACTATGCCTAAAgctacctttttttttgttcaaaatctattttgaaggctCTACCATCTGGTTTCTAATAATTTCTAGGGAaacatctaatttttttatatgacttTGAAGTTTGAACCAAGTCGAGTGGTTATTGTGTTTGTTTGCTGTCATAAAGAAAGATTCTGGTAGTTATGCTTACATGGCCTAAGATGATGGAAGTCGGTAAGTGAAGGAACATCCTTCATAGAATTTTGTCGCTATGAAGCCAGTGCACTTTGAGATTTATGCTGCTGTTTCCACTTAGGTAGTTAGTGCTACGAGATTCATATTTGTCGTGTCGCATCCATTACGTAAGCTAAAAGTTCCTCCTCCTCTTGATTATCTTAATGATTTGCTGGTGAAGCTTTTGTCGTCTTGCATCTGTCGGTTGCCTTGTTTCAGTGCTAATACCTGCCTATTTTGGTTACTTTCTTACTGTATGGATGTTGTAGATAGTAAATTTTGTTTGCTTGGATTCTCTAGTGCCTCCCTTTAAATGTGATGGTAAATTTATGTCGGAAGGCTGGAAACGAGATGTAATTCTTTCTATCTGTGTAGTCTATAATAGATGGCTTGTCTCTTCTTAGTGGTTCAAGAAATTCTGAAGAACCGTTTTTGTTTGTAATGCGGTTCGTTTTGTCATTGACATCTCCTAGATCTTGAACATACTTGTGGGCTTAAACAGTAATCCATTAAATGAAACTGAGATTTCGAGAGTGTTTGTTTCTTCTGGATCGTCTGCTACTTATAAATGAAACTATGTCACCAGTACAGATACTAAACATTGGATGTTGGTAAGTACATGCATCCAATATGGCTTATTAGATTAAAAGGGCGGTGCTCCGGTTCTTACACATTACATCATAGCCAACTTTATAAAACGTAGTCCTCTGAATCCGCATTGCATAACACTCATGATCCCCGTAACTTGGTAACACATGGGAACATCAACCACAATAACAACAAAGCTAGTCTAattccacaagtggggtctaggGAGGGTAGGATGTAAGTAGAGACCTTACCCTAACCTTTGTGCGGTAGAGACTGTTTACGACAGACACTTGATTCAAAAGAAGTGTAATCAAAGCagtattgaaaaagaaaattatgaacaCAGAATATGAAGATGAACAAAGCAAAAGAAGCAACCAGTAGTATTAGAAACTAAAGAATAAGCTACTATGCAAATACTAACTAATACTATTACGTTATTTTCcagagtatatttttttcaaatctaCACAAGCATCTCAGTTTCTATATCTGTGAACTGATTTATGGTTTCTGCCAGTTCTAATGTTTGCTTAAGGTTCAATATTTGGGTTCAGTTTCGTTTTAGATTCTCCTTCCTTATCTAGttcttcaattatattatttgatttcaATTGTATAGTTTCTCAATAAAAATGTAGATGCTATTTTGTCTATTTAGATTCTTATAGCTGACATTTCTTAACCATCTGTTGATTCTTTTTCTGCTCCAGGGTATGAATGCGAAGAATAAGGCACCTATTGTTGGTACAGCTGTCTTAAATGTCGCCGAATTTGCTGCCAAGATAGAGGAGAGAGAATTTAAACTGAATATTCCTCTGGTAGTTCCAGGGGGTGCTTCCGAGACTCGGCCCACACTTTGTGTATGCACCTTTTattttcatgagttaatttCTTACCATAACATGTTATTTGTACTGCTATCCTTCTCAAAGACCTATTTCCCCTTGTTATCATTTTTACTTGACTTCATCTCGACATGTCATGCAGATATCGCTTAGCTTGTTCGAACTAAGAGCTACCCAAGAGTCGACAGAGTTGGTTCAAAGGCCACTAGCTCCTGTTCAGTCTCCAGCACGGTCTGTAGAAACTCCACCAGTTGAAAAGGATGAGCTTTCTGCACTCAAAGCTGGCCTCAGAAAGGTTAAAATATTTACGGAGTATGTATCAACTAGGAGAGCAAAGAAAGCTTGTCGAGAAGAAGAGGGTAGTGAAGAAAGAAGCTCAGCGAGGAGCGAAGAGGGGGAATATGCATATCCTTTTGATTCTGAGTCCAATGATGAGTATGAAGAAGGAGAGTCAGATGAGGCAAAGGAGGATCCTACTGTTAGGAAGTCATTTAGTTATGGTCCACTGGCTTATGCGAATTGTGCAGGAGTTTCTTTTCATTCTAGTACAAGGGTCAACGGTGAGGGTGAGGATTGGGTTTACTTTAGCAACCGTAGATCAGATGTGGGCTGCTCACAAATGGATGACCAGGTCACCTGTGCTTCTGATCTTGTAGCTCTGCAGAATTCAAAGCGCAGTATCCTTCCTTGGAGGAAGAGGAAGCTGAGCTTTAGATCTCCTAAATCGAAGGGGGAACCGTTGTTGAAGAAGGATAATGGAGAAGAAGGTGGAGATGATATTGACTTCGATCGTCGACAGCTCAGTTCTGATGGAGCTCTTTCATTTGGGGTAAGATCTAGCCTCTCTTCTATCAGACATTCTACTTGTAATTTTGTCTGTACTGGCTATC comes from Solanum pennellii chromosome 1, SPENNV200 and encodes:
- the LOC107017021 gene encoding uncharacterized protein LOC107017021 isoform X2; translation: MVVKMMKWRPWPPLISKKFEVKIFVGKVENLVCEVTSSGGVAVEIRWKGPPRIALSSFRKTVKRNCTREEMVKNGPNGGVLVEWDEEFQSLCNLSGYKDNVFHPWEIAFTVLNGMNAKNKAPIVGTAVLNVAEFAAKIEEREFKLNIPLVVPGGASETRPTLCISLSLFELRATQESTELVQRPLAPVQSPARSVETPPVEKDELSALKAGLRKVKIFTEYVSTRRAKKACREEEGSEERSSARSEEGEYAYPFDSESNDEYEEGESDEAKEDPTVRKSFSYGPLAYANCAGVSFHSSTRVNGEGEDWVYFSNRRSDVGCSQMDDQVTCASDLVALQNSKRSILPWRKRKLSFRSPKSKGEPLLKKDNGEEGGDDIDFDRRQLSSDGALSFGVHKVEEGSTANRSSVAEFGDDNFAVGCWEQKEIISRDGHMKLQTQVFFASIDQRSEQAAGESACTALVAVVADWLQNNRGLMPIKSQFDSLIREGSLEWRKLCENETYRERFPDKHFDLETVLQAKIRSITVMPGNSFVGFFHPDGMDEGGFDFLHGAMSFDNIWDEISRAGLQYTSMGEPQIYIVSWNDHFFVLKVEAEAYYIIDTLGERLYEGCNQAYILKFDKDTTIYKQPDTTDSTEEKPAVDQQTISTTAEPKLSDGPHTNATPGSLESEAVNESDEPSKAESAEEIICQGKESCKDYIKSFLAAIPIRELQADIKKGLKTSTPIHQRLQIELHFTHLQQQPLITTPAIEIATAAQEPPAVAMSEIST
- the LOC107017021 gene encoding uncharacterized protein LOC107017021 isoform X1, with the protein product MVVKMMKWRPWPPLISKKFEVKIFVGKVENLVCEVTSSGGVAVEIRWKGPPRIALSSFRKTVKRNCTREEMVKNGPNGGVLVEWDEEFQSLCNLSGYKDNVFHPWEIAFTVLNGMNAKNKAPIVGTAVLNVAEFAAKIEEREFKLNIPLVVPGGASETRPTLCISLSLFELRATQESTELVQRPLAPVQSPARSVETPPVEKDELSALKAGLRKVKIFTEYVSTRRAKKACREEEGSEERSSARSEEGEYAYPFDSESNDEYEEGESDEAKEDPTVRKSFSYGPLAYANCAGVSFHSSTRVNGEGEDWVYFSNRRSDVGCSQMDDQVTCASDLVALQNSKRSILPWRKRKLSFRSPKSKGEPLLKKDNGEEGGDDIDFDRRQLSSDGALSFGQVHKVEEGSTANRSSVAEFGDDNFAVGCWEQKEIISRDGHMKLQTQVFFASIDQRSEQAAGESACTALVAVVADWLQNNRGLMPIKSQFDSLIREGSLEWRKLCENETYRERFPDKHFDLETVLQAKIRSITVMPGNSFVGFFHPDGMDEGGFDFLHGAMSFDNIWDEISRAGLQYTSMGEPQIYIVSWNDHFFVLKVEAEAYYIIDTLGERLYEGCNQAYILKFDKDTTIYKQPDTTDSTEEKPAVDQQTISTTAEPKLSDGPHTNATPGSLESEAVNESDEPSKAESAEEIICQGKESCKDYIKSFLAAIPIRELQADIKKGLKTSTPIHQRLQIELHFTHLQQQPLITTPAIEIATAAQEPPAVAMSEIST